Proteins encoded by one window of Luteimonas yindakuii:
- a CDS encoding carbon-nitrogen hydrolase yields the protein MKNNTLSVALIQERNHGDAAANLAVIEQRVAEAAADGARLVLLQELHNGSYFCQHECVDEFDLAEPIPGPSTDRLSALAKQHGVVLVSSLFERRAAGLYHNTAVVFDADGSIAGKYRKMHIPDDPGFYEKFYFTPGDLGFQPVDTAVGRLGVLVCWDQWYPEAARLMALAGAELLLYPTAIGWDPGDEQAEKDRQRDAWILSHRGHAVANGLPVLSCNRVGHEASPLGAAGIDFWGHSHVLGPQGEFLAQAGNGPEILLAEVDMKRSEDVRRIWPFLRDRRIDAYGDLLKRYID from the coding sequence ATGAAGAACAACACTCTTTCCGTCGCGCTCATCCAGGAGCGCAACCACGGCGATGCCGCCGCGAATCTCGCCGTCATCGAGCAGCGCGTGGCCGAAGCGGCCGCTGACGGTGCGCGTCTGGTGCTGCTGCAGGAACTGCACAACGGTTCCTACTTCTGCCAGCACGAATGCGTGGACGAATTCGACCTGGCTGAGCCGATTCCCGGCCCCAGCACCGACCGGCTGTCCGCGCTGGCGAAGCAGCATGGCGTGGTGCTGGTCAGCTCGCTGTTCGAGCGCCGTGCCGCGGGCCTGTACCACAACACCGCGGTGGTGTTCGACGCCGACGGCAGCATCGCCGGCAAGTACCGCAAGATGCACATCCCCGACGACCCGGGCTTCTACGAGAAGTTCTACTTCACCCCGGGCGACCTCGGCTTCCAGCCGGTCGATACCGCGGTGGGCCGCCTTGGCGTGCTGGTCTGCTGGGACCAGTGGTACCCGGAAGCGGCGCGCCTGATGGCGCTGGCCGGTGCGGAGCTGCTGCTCTACCCCACCGCGATCGGCTGGGACCCGGGTGACGAGCAGGCGGAAAAGGACCGCCAGCGCGATGCGTGGATCCTCAGCCACCGTGGGCATGCCGTGGCCAACGGTCTGCCGGTGCTGTCGTGCAACCGCGTCGGCCATGAGGCGTCGCCGCTCGGGGCTGCCGGCATCGACTTCTGGGGCCACAGCCACGTGCTGGGTCCGCAGGGCGAGTTCCTCGCCCAGGCGGGAAACGGGCCGGAAATCCTGCTGGCCGAAGTGGACATGAAGCGCAGCGAGGACGTGCGGCGGATCTGGCCGTTCCTGCGTGATCGCCGCATCGACGCCTACGGCGATCTGCTCAAGCGCTATATCGACTGA
- a CDS encoding agmatine deiminase family protein — MTDTIRFPAEWEPQDAILLAWPHAGTDWADRLGEVEETYIALVAAITRFQRVLLCVADDDVEAYARARLASARIDMSRVRFLPVPYNDTWLRDTGPVTLRTGEGFRLLDFRFTGWGGKFEATEDDALVRRLATMGVFTDSTVQTIDFALEGGAIETDGEGTLLTTWKCLRERHPTLAQDELDARLMASLAQDRVLWLRHGYLEGDDTDAHVDTLARFAAPDAIVYQACDDAGDATHYDELRAMGEEIAALRTPDGGSYRMFPLPWPRPIHDGDRRLAASYANFLILNDAVLMPGYGDDADERARDVVAAAFPGREIVQIDCRPLIWQNGSLHCLTMQLPAGVLG, encoded by the coding sequence ATGACCGACACCATCCGCTTCCCCGCCGAATGGGAGCCGCAGGACGCGATCCTGCTGGCCTGGCCACATGCCGGCACCGACTGGGCCGATCGCCTTGGCGAGGTCGAAGAGACCTATATCGCGCTGGTGGCGGCAATCACGCGTTTCCAGCGGGTGCTGCTGTGCGTGGCCGATGACGATGTCGAGGCCTACGCCCGGGCGCGACTGGCGTCGGCGCGGATCGACATGTCGCGTGTGCGCTTCCTGCCGGTGCCCTACAACGACACCTGGCTGCGCGACACCGGCCCGGTCACGCTGCGCACCGGCGAAGGCTTCCGCCTGCTCGACTTCCGGTTCACCGGCTGGGGCGGCAAGTTCGAGGCGACCGAGGACGATGCGCTGGTGCGCCGGTTGGCGACGATGGGCGTCTTCACGGACAGCACCGTGCAGACGATCGACTTCGCGCTCGAGGGCGGCGCCATCGAAACCGATGGCGAGGGCACGCTGCTGACGACATGGAAGTGCCTGCGCGAGCGCCACCCCACCTTGGCGCAGGACGAACTCGACGCACGGCTGATGGCGTCGCTGGCACAGGACCGCGTGCTGTGGCTGCGCCACGGCTATCTGGAAGGCGACGACACCGACGCCCATGTCGATACCCTCGCCCGCTTCGCGGCCCCCGACGCGATCGTCTACCAGGCCTGCGACGACGCTGGCGATGCCACCCATTACGACGAACTGCGCGCGATGGGCGAGGAGATCGCCGCGCTGCGCACGCCCGATGGCGGCAGCTACCGCATGTTCCCGCTGCCGTGGCCGCGCCCGATCCATGATGGCGATCGCCGCCTGGCCGCGTCGTACGCCAACTTCCTCATCCTCAACGATGCGGTGCTGATGCCTGGCTATGGCGACGACGCGGACGAGCGTGCGCGTGATGTCGTTGCTGCAGCATTTCCCGGGCGTGAGATCGTGCAGATCGATTGCCGTCCGCTGATCTGGCAGAACGGCAGCCTGCATTGCCTGACCATGCAGCTGCCGGCCGGCGTGCTCGGCTGA
- the ykgO gene encoding type B 50S ribosomal protein L36, with translation MKVLSSLKSAKTRHRDCKVVRRRGKVFVICKSNPRFKARQR, from the coding sequence ATGAAGGTCCTGTCCTCCCTGAAGTCGGCGAAGACCCGCCACCGTGACTGCAAGGTCGTTCGTCGTCGTGGCAAGGTCTTCGTGATCTGCAAGTCGAACCCGCGCTTCAAGGCCCGCCAGCGCTGA
- the cmk gene encoding (d)CMP kinase, whose translation MPLSDPAAPVLAIDGPSGSGKGTISRAVAGQLGWHYLDSGALYRGVGVAAGWNDIDLADPAALVRCTFDTRIAFRDAPGGEPRVLINDVDATDELRTETAGAAASAIAAIPEVRSALKDRQRAFRQQPGLVADGRDMGTVIFPDARWKVFLTASAEERADRRYKQLIGKGVSVTLAGLLREILARDARDANRPVAPLRPADDAVRIDTTGVGIDEVVARVLAVVRG comes from the coding sequence ATGCCCCTGTCCGATCCCGCCGCGCCTGTCCTTGCCATCGATGGCCCCTCGGGGTCGGGCAAGGGCACGATCAGTCGCGCGGTGGCCGGACAGCTGGGTTGGCATTATCTCGACTCCGGCGCGCTGTACCGCGGCGTGGGTGTGGCGGCTGGCTGGAACGACATCGATCTGGCCGATCCCGCGGCACTGGTGCGCTGCACCTTCGATACCCGGATCGCGTTCCGCGACGCGCCCGGCGGCGAACCCCGCGTGCTGATCAACGATGTCGACGCCACCGACGAGCTGCGCACGGAAACCGCTGGGGCCGCAGCTTCGGCGATTGCCGCCATCCCCGAGGTCCGTTCCGCCCTCAAGGACCGGCAACGCGCGTTCAGGCAGCAGCCCGGCCTGGTCGCCGATGGGCGCGACATGGGCACGGTGATCTTTCCCGACGCACGCTGGAAGGTGTTCCTGACCGCGAGTGCCGAGGAGCGCGCCGACAGGCGCTATAAACAGTTGATCGGCAAGGGGGTTTCCGTTACATTGGCCGGTCTGTTGCGCGAGATCCTCGCACGTGACGCCCGCGACGCGAACCGTCCGGTGGCGCCGCTGCGGCCGGCCGATGACGCCGTCCGCATCGATACCACCGGCGTCGGCATCGACGAGGTGGTCGCGCGCGTGCTGGCAGTGGTGCGGGGGTAA
- the rpsA gene encoding 30S ribosomal protein S1, with protein MTESFAELFEQSQANLAKLKPGAIVTGIVVDVRTDVVVINAGLKSEGIVPIEQFRNDDGEIDIAVGDTVKVALDSLENGFGETVLSREKAKRAMVWDELEEALEKNETITGKISGKVKGGFTVDIKDVRAFLPGSLVDVRPVRDPVYLEGKELEFKLIKLDRKRNNVVVSRRAVVESEHSEEREALMEKLVEGAKLKGVVKNLTDYGAFVDLGGIDGLLHITDMAWKRVRHPSEVVEVGQELDVRVLKYDRERNRVSLGLKQLGEDPWDNIARRYPSNTRVFGKVSNVTDYGAFVEIEPGVEGLVHVSEMDWTNKNVNPQKVVQVGDELEVMVLDVDEERRRISLGIKQVTSNPWETFAAIHKKGDKVEGQIKSITDFGVFIGLDGGIDGLIHLSDMSWNTSGDDVARNLKKGDTLQAVVLAVDPERERISLGVKQMEQDPFGQFMASHPKGSKVTGTVREVDAKGAMVDLAEGVEGYVMARDISDQRVDDASQVLKVGDQIEAKFTGMDRKGRTLQLSIKAKDEAETAESLAEYNRNAAEASSGTTKLGALLREQLQGKGE; from the coding sequence ATGACCGAATCATTCGCAGAACTGTTCGAGCAGAGCCAGGCCAACCTTGCCAAGCTCAAGCCGGGCGCCATCGTCACCGGTATCGTCGTCGACGTGCGCACCGACGTCGTCGTCATCAACGCCGGCCTCAAGTCCGAGGGCATCGTGCCCATCGAGCAGTTCCGTAACGACGACGGCGAGATCGACATCGCCGTGGGCGACACCGTCAAGGTGGCGCTGGACTCCCTGGAAAACGGCTTCGGCGAGACCGTGCTGTCGCGCGAGAAGGCCAAGCGCGCCATGGTGTGGGACGAGCTGGAAGAAGCGCTCGAGAAGAACGAGACCATCACCGGCAAGATCAGCGGCAAGGTCAAGGGCGGTTTCACCGTCGACATCAAGGACGTCCGCGCGTTCCTGCCGGGCTCGCTGGTCGACGTGCGCCCGGTCCGTGACCCGGTGTACCTCGAGGGCAAGGAACTCGAGTTCAAGCTGATCAAGCTCGACCGCAAGCGCAACAACGTCGTCGTCTCCCGCCGTGCGGTGGTCGAGAGCGAGCACTCCGAGGAGCGCGAGGCGCTGATGGAGAAGCTGGTCGAGGGCGCCAAGCTCAAGGGCGTGGTCAAGAACCTCACCGACTACGGCGCGTTCGTCGACCTCGGCGGCATCGACGGCCTGCTGCACATCACCGACATGGCCTGGAAGCGCGTGCGCCATCCGTCGGAAGTCGTGGAAGTGGGCCAGGAGCTCGACGTCCGCGTGCTCAAGTACGACCGCGAGCGCAACCGCGTCAGCCTCGGCCTCAAGCAGCTGGGCGAGGATCCGTGGGACAACATCGCCCGCCGTTACCCGTCCAACACCCGCGTGTTCGGCAAGGTCTCCAACGTCACCGATTACGGCGCGTTCGTCGAGATCGAGCCGGGCGTCGAGGGCCTGGTGCACGTGTCCGAGATGGACTGGACCAACAAGAACGTCAACCCGCAGAAGGTCGTGCAGGTCGGTGACGAGCTCGAGGTCATGGTGCTCGACGTCGACGAAGAGCGTCGCCGCATCTCGCTCGGCATCAAGCAGGTCACGTCCAACCCGTGGGAGACCTTCGCGGCCATCCACAAGAAGGGTGACAAGGTCGAGGGCCAGATCAAGTCGATCACCGACTTCGGCGTGTTCATCGGCCTGGACGGCGGCATCGACGGCCTGATCCACCTGTCCGACATGAGCTGGAACACCAGCGGCGACGACGTGGCACGCAACCTCAAGAAGGGCGACACCCTGCAGGCCGTGGTGCTGGCGGTGGACCCGGAGCGCGAGCGCATCAGCCTGGGCGTCAAGCAGATGGAGCAGGACCCGTTCGGCCAGTTCATGGCCTCGCACCCGAAGGGTTCGAAGGTCACCGGCACCGTGCGTGAGGTCGATGCCAAGGGTGCCATGGTCGACCTGGCCGAGGGCGTGGAAGGCTACGTGATGGCGCGTGACATCAGCGACCAGCGCGTCGACGACGCGTCGCAGGTGCTCAAGGTCGGTGACCAGATCGAAGCCAAGTTCACCGGCATGGATCGCAAGGGCCGCACGCTGCAGCTGTCGATCAAGGCGAAGGACGAGGCGGAGACCGCCGAGAGCCTGGCCGAGTACAACCGCAACGCGGCGGAAGCGTCCAGCGGCACCACCAAGCTCGGTGCGCTGCTGCGTGAGCAGCTGCAGGGCAAGGGCGAGTAA
- a CDS encoding integration host factor subunit beta — MTKSELIEILAGRQAHLKADDVDLAVKSLLEMMGASLAQGERIEIRGFGSFSLHYRPPRTGRNPKTGDAVALPGKHVPHFKPGKELRERVSSVVPLPGEG, encoded by the coding sequence ATGACCAAGTCGGAACTCATCGAGATCCTCGCCGGGCGGCAGGCCCACCTGAAGGCCGACGACGTCGACCTTGCGGTGAAGTCGCTGCTCGAGATGATGGGGGCCTCGCTGGCGCAGGGGGAGCGGATCGAGATCCGCGGGTTCGGCAGCTTCTCGCTGCATTACCGCCCGCCGCGTACCGGCCGCAATCCCAAGACCGGAGATGCCGTGGCGTTGCCCGGCAAGCACGTGCCGCATTTCAAGCCGGGCAAGGAATTGCGCGAGCGCGTCAGCAGCGTGGTTCCGCTGCCTGGCGAAGGCTGA
- the lapB gene encoding lipopolysaccharide assembly protein LapB translates to MAFISEWFLFFLLLPLAALSGWIIGRRGGERHSDTQVSRLSTTYFRGLNYLLNEQPDKAIELFLHIAELDKDTFETQVALGHLFRRRGEVDRAIRLHQGLVERADLSDQQRVQALLALGEDYMRSGLLDRAETVFTELAALDDRAPQALKHLISIYQAERDWPKAIENATRFETVTGEPMGRLIAHFECELAERLRSGGDFDGARAAVARAYAADSKSVRAGILSGRLEFDAANYAAAIKAFERAGRHDTEFLPEIMPQLMTAYERIGDAPGAKSYLSEMAEHYRGIAPVLALTKLIEAEQGVDTAREYLADQLKDRPSVRGEAALIDLTLAGEGGNPAHTLRDLKHITDQLLVRNPSYRCNRCGFGARSHHWQCPSCKEWGTIKPLLNYAVV, encoded by the coding sequence ATGGCCTTCATCAGCGAGTGGTTCCTGTTTTTCCTGCTGTTGCCGCTGGCCGCGTTGAGCGGCTGGATCATCGGCCGGCGGGGCGGGGAGCGCCACAGCGACACCCAGGTCAGCCGTCTGTCCACCACCTATTTCCGTGGCCTGAACTATCTGCTCAACGAGCAGCCGGACAAGGCGATCGAACTGTTCCTGCACATCGCCGAACTCGACAAGGACACCTTCGAGACCCAGGTCGCGCTGGGCCATCTGTTCCGCCGGCGCGGTGAGGTCGATCGTGCGATCCGCCTGCACCAGGGTCTGGTGGAGCGCGCCGACCTGAGCGACCAGCAGCGTGTCCAGGCCCTGCTTGCACTGGGCGAGGACTACATGCGTTCGGGGCTGCTCGATCGCGCCGAGACGGTATTCACCGAGCTTGCCGCGCTCGACGACCGCGCGCCGCAGGCACTGAAGCACCTGATCTCGATCTACCAGGCCGAGCGTGACTGGCCCAAGGCGATCGAGAATGCGACGCGCTTCGAGACGGTAACCGGTGAGCCGATGGGCCGCCTGATCGCGCATTTCGAATGCGAACTCGCCGAGCGGCTGCGCTCCGGCGGTGATTTCGACGGCGCACGCGCGGCAGTGGCGCGCGCCTATGCCGCGGATTCCAAGTCGGTACGTGCGGGCATCCTGTCCGGTCGCCTGGAATTCGACGCGGCCAACTACGCGGCGGCGATCAAGGCCTTCGAACGGGCAGGGCGCCACGATACCGAGTTTCTCCCCGAGATCATGCCGCAGCTGATGACCGCCTATGAGCGGATCGGCGACGCGCCCGGGGCGAAGTCCTATCTGAGCGAGATGGCCGAGCATTACCGCGGCATCGCCCCGGTGCTGGCGCTGACCAAGCTGATCGAGGCCGAGCAGGGCGTGGACACCGCGCGCGAATACCTCGCCGACCAGTTGAAGGACCGGCCCTCGGTACGTGGCGAAGCCGCGCTGATCGATCTCACCCTCGCGGGCGAGGGCGGTAATCCCGCGCATACCCTGCGCGACCTCAAGCACATCACCGACCAGCTGCTGGTGCGCAACCCCAGCTACCGCTGCAACCGGTGTGGCTTCGGGGCGCGCAGCCATCACTGGCAATGCCCGAGTTGCAAGGAGTGGGGCACCATCAAGCCACTGCTCAACTACGCCGTCGTCTGA
- a CDS encoding polysaccharide biosynthesis protein — MTSLHERAGAWLPRAAIIAHDLFMVWLCWIVLHQFRLSMQPVPMETPLWSTATLIVLLAQGLVLWRVGLYRGVWRFASVPDLVNILKASVFGLLAILIALFLYNRLELVPRTVLVLYPIALTALLGMPRLLYRSWKDHSLARTDQSAVRVLILGAGQAGEALLRDLRRTGAYQAVGFLDDAAKLRGSYLQGVPVLGRVEDVARIAPETAARLLIIAMPSVDAANMRRVVALCEETGLPFRTVPRLDDLLEGQSLPGELKEVAIEDLLGRQPVVPDWQAIRSWLGGRSVLVTGGGGSIGAELCRQCARNGARQITVVDIDELALATIQARLHRDFPHIECLPVLGDCGDPAVMRHALSLSTPEAIFHAAAYKQVPVLEGQLREAVRNNVLATETVAREATAAGVGSFVLISTDKAVDPANVLGATKRLAETVCQSLAESAHTRFITVRFGNVLDSAGSVVPLFREQIRMGGPVTVTDPDVTRYFMTIPEACLLILQAAAIGSRHAVYTLDMGEPVSIRLLAEQMIRLAGKHPQRDVAIVYTGLRAGEKLHETLFHADERYRPTSHPKILQAEARAVHSEAVLAATQRLRHASERYDLAELAVILRTSVPEFIPAGIPDVRTPHTVVAFPARHARRT, encoded by the coding sequence ATGACGTCCTTGCATGAGCGAGCGGGTGCATGGTTGCCCCGTGCGGCCATCATTGCCCACGACCTGTTCATGGTCTGGCTCTGCTGGATCGTCCTGCACCAGTTCCGCCTGTCGATGCAGCCGGTGCCGATGGAGACGCCGCTGTGGTCGACCGCCACGCTGATCGTGCTCCTGGCCCAGGGCCTGGTGCTGTGGCGCGTCGGCCTGTATCGCGGCGTATGGCGCTTCGCGAGCGTCCCGGACCTGGTCAACATCCTCAAGGCCAGTGTATTCGGCCTGCTCGCGATACTGATCGCACTGTTCCTCTACAACCGACTCGAACTGGTGCCGCGGACGGTGCTGGTGCTCTATCCGATCGCGTTGACGGCACTGCTCGGCATGCCTCGACTGCTGTACCGGAGCTGGAAAGACCACAGCCTGGCGCGTACCGACCAGAGTGCCGTGCGGGTGCTCATCCTGGGGGCCGGGCAGGCCGGTGAAGCGCTGTTGCGTGACCTGCGACGCACCGGTGCGTACCAGGCCGTCGGTTTCCTCGACGATGCGGCCAAGCTGCGCGGCAGTTACCTGCAGGGCGTTCCGGTGCTCGGGCGGGTCGAGGATGTCGCACGTATTGCCCCGGAGACGGCGGCGCGGTTGCTGATCATCGCCATGCCGTCGGTGGACGCGGCCAACATGCGTCGCGTGGTCGCGCTGTGCGAGGAAACCGGGCTTCCGTTCCGCACCGTGCCACGGCTGGATGATCTGCTCGAAGGCCAGTCGCTGCCCGGTGAACTGAAGGAAGTCGCAATCGAGGACCTGCTGGGCCGTCAGCCCGTGGTCCCGGACTGGCAGGCGATCCGCAGCTGGCTGGGTGGCCGCAGCGTGCTGGTCACCGGTGGTGGCGGGTCGATCGGCGCGGAGCTGTGCCGCCAATGCGCACGCAACGGCGCCCGCCAGATCACGGTCGTTGATATCGACGAGCTCGCGCTGGCGACGATCCAGGCCAGACTGCACCGCGATTTCCCGCATATCGAGTGTCTGCCGGTCCTCGGCGACTGTGGCGACCCGGCCGTGATGCGCCACGCGCTCTCGCTGTCCACACCCGAGGCGATCTTCCATGCCGCGGCGTACAAGCAGGTGCCCGTCCTCGAAGGCCAGCTGCGCGAGGCAGTGCGCAACAACGTACTGGCGACGGAGACCGTCGCACGCGAAGCCACGGCGGCGGGTGTCGGATCCTTCGTCCTGATTTCCACGGACAAGGCAGTGGATCCAGCCAATGTGCTGGGCGCGACCAAGCGACTGGCCGAGACCGTGTGCCAGTCGTTGGCGGAGTCGGCGCACACGCGATTCATCACCGTCCGCTTCGGCAACGTGCTCGACTCGGCGGGCAGCGTGGTGCCACTGTTCCGCGAGCAGATCCGGATGGGCGGCCCGGTGACCGTCACCGACCCCGACGTCACCCGCTACTTCATGACCATCCCCGAGGCCTGCCTGCTGATCCTGCAGGCCGCTGCGATCGGTTCGCGGCATGCCGTGTACACCCTGGACATGGGCGAGCCGGTCTCGATCCGCCTCCTGGCCGAACAGATGATCCGTCTTGCCGGCAAGCACCCGCAGCGCGATGTCGCCATCGTCTACACCGGTCTGCGGGCCGGGGAGAAGTTGCACGAGACGCTGTTCCACGCCGACGAACGCTATCGGCCGACCTCGCATCCGAAGATCCTGCAGGCCGAGGCGCGTGCGGTGCACAGCGAGGCGGTGCTGGCGGCAACGCAACGGCTTCGTCACGCTTCCGAACGCTACGATCTGGCGGAGCTCGCCGTGATCCTGCGTACGTCGGTTCCGGAGTTCATTCCGGCAGGCATTCCCGACGTGCGCACCCCGCACACGGTGGTCGCATTCCCCGCCAGACACGCACGCAGGACATGA
- the galU gene encoding UTP--glucose-1-phosphate uridylyltransferase GalU — protein sequence MTQRIRKAVFPVAGLGTRFLPATKTVPKEMLPIVDRPLIQYAVDEAIEAGCDTLIFVTNRYKHAVADYFDKAYELEQKLERAGKLEQLELIRHVLPRGVRAVFVTQAEAVGLGHAVLQAKPIVGDEPFAVLLPDDLIWNRNGHGALRQMAELAARESASVIAVEDVPRSATGSYGIVATEGFSERFGRISEIVEKPKPEVAPSTLAVVGRYVLDGSIFDLLENTTPGAGGEIQLTDAIAALLQRKPALAYRFEGTRFDCGQHQGVVEANMRFALDNPKLRDSTLAAMRKALADAEIGDA from the coding sequence ATGACCCAACGCATCCGCAAGGCCGTATTCCCCGTCGCCGGACTCGGCACCCGTTTCCTTCCCGCCACCAAGACCGTTCCCAAGGAGATGCTGCCGATCGTCGACCGGCCGCTGATCCAGTACGCGGTGGACGAGGCGATCGAAGCCGGATGCGACACGCTGATCTTCGTCACCAACCGCTACAAGCACGCGGTGGCCGATTACTTCGACAAGGCCTACGAACTCGAGCAGAAGCTCGAGCGGGCGGGCAAGCTCGAGCAGCTGGAACTGATCAGGCATGTGCTGCCCCGGGGCGTGCGTGCGGTGTTCGTGACCCAGGCCGAAGCAGTCGGGCTGGGGCATGCGGTCCTGCAGGCAAAGCCGATCGTCGGTGACGAACCCTTCGCCGTGCTGTTGCCCGACGACCTGATCTGGAACCGCAACGGTCACGGCGCACTGCGGCAGATGGCCGAGCTCGCGGCGCGTGAATCGGCCAGCGTCATCGCGGTCGAGGATGTTCCGCGCAGTGCGACCGGCAGCTACGGCATCGTGGCGACCGAAGGCTTCTCGGAACGTTTCGGGCGGATTTCGGAGATCGTGGAAAAGCCGAAGCCGGAGGTTGCGCCGTCGACGCTGGCCGTGGTCGGCCGCTATGTGCTCGACGGCAGCATCTTCGATCTGCTTGAAAACACCACCCCGGGTGCGGGTGGCGAGATACAGCTCACCGACGCGATCGCCGCGCTCCTGCAGCGAAAGCCTGCGCTGGCCTACCGGTTCGAGGGCACCCGATTCGACTGCGGCCAGCACCAGGGCGTGGTGGAGGCCAACATGCGTTTCGCACTCGACAATCCCAAGCTGCGCGACTCGACGCTGGCTGCGATGCGCAAGGCACTGGCGGATGCGGAGATCGGCGACGCCTGA
- a CDS encoding acetyl-CoA C-acyltransferase: protein MSKQIQDAYIVAATRTPVGKAPKGVFRNTRPDDMLAHVLRAVIAQAPGIDVNRIDDAIIGCAMPEGEQGMNVARIGLLLAGLPDTIAAQTINRFCSSGLQAVALAADQIRLGNADLMLAGGTESMSMVPMMGNKVALSPSVFEDDHVAIAYGMGITAEKVAEEWKVSREDQDAFALASHQKALAAQSAGEFRDEISALEVVSRQADLAGNAVRVKQLLVEQDEGPRPDTSIEGLAKLRPVFRNGQFGGTVTAGNSSQMSDGAGAVLLASEQAIKDYGLTPLARFVSFSVAGVRPEVMGIGPIAAIPKALRQAGLSKDQLDWIELNEAFAAQALAVIRDSELDPSRVNPLGGAIALGHPLGATGAVRTATLVHGLRRRQQKYGMVTMCIGTGMGAAGIFEAL, encoded by the coding sequence ATGAGCAAGCAGATCCAGGACGCCTACATCGTCGCCGCCACCCGTACCCCGGTGGGCAAGGCGCCCAAGGGCGTGTTCCGCAACACCCGTCCCGACGACATGCTCGCGCACGTGCTGCGTGCCGTGATCGCGCAGGCCCCGGGCATCGACGTCAACCGCATCGACGACGCGATCATCGGCTGCGCCATGCCCGAGGGCGAGCAGGGCATGAACGTGGCGCGCATCGGCCTGCTGCTGGCAGGCCTGCCGGATACGATCGCCGCGCAGACCATCAACCGCTTCTGTTCCTCGGGTCTGCAGGCAGTCGCGCTGGCGGCGGACCAGATCCGTCTCGGCAATGCCGACCTGATGCTGGCCGGTGGTACCGAATCGATGTCGATGGTGCCGATGATGGGCAACAAGGTCGCGCTGTCGCCTTCGGTCTTCGAGGACGACCATGTCGCCATCGCGTACGGCATGGGCATCACCGCCGAGAAAGTCGCGGAGGAATGGAAGGTCTCGCGCGAGGACCAGGACGCGTTCGCCCTCGCCTCGCACCAGAAGGCGCTGGCGGCGCAGAGCGCCGGCGAATTCCGCGACGAGATCTCCGCGCTGGAAGTCGTGTCGCGCCAGGCTGACCTGGCTGGCAACGCCGTGCGGGTCAAACAGCTGCTCGTCGAGCAGGACGAAGGGCCGCGCCCGGATACTTCGATCGAAGGCCTGGCGAAGCTGCGGCCGGTGTTCCGCAACGGCCAGTTCGGCGGCACCGTCACTGCGGGCAACTCGTCGCAGATGAGCGACGGCGCCGGTGCGGTGCTGCTTGCGTCGGAACAGGCCATCAAGGATTACGGCCTGACGCCGCTTGCCCGCTTCGTCAGCTTCTCGGTGGCCGGTGTGCGGCCCGAGGTGATGGGCATCGGGCCGATCGCGGCGATCCCGAAGGCGCTCAGGCAGGCAGGCCTCAGCAAGGACCAGCTGGACTGGATCGAACTCAACGAAGCCTTTGCAGCGCAGGCACTGGCCGTCATCCGTGATTCGGAGCTCGACCCGTCCCGCGTCAACCCGCTGGGTGGCGCGATCGCGCTGGGCCATCCGCTCGGCGCCACCGGTGCGGTTCGCACTGCCACGCTGGTGCACGGCCTGCGTCGGCGCCAGCAGAAGTACGGCATGGTCACCATGTGCATCGGCACCGGCATGGGCGCGGCGGGGATTTTCGAAGCCCTCTGA